A part of Mesoplodon densirostris isolate mMesDen1 chromosome 10, mMesDen1 primary haplotype, whole genome shotgun sequence genomic DNA contains:
- the LOC132498017 gene encoding IQ domain-containing protein F6 isoform X2 has translation MGTQNLEKAAIKIQSWWRGNMVRWTLLHAALRAWVIQCWWRSMQAKMLEQRRRLALRLYTCQEWAVKVQTQVRMWQARRRFLQAHQAACIIQSHWRWHASQTRGLIQGRYEVRASRLELDVEILMT, from the exons ATGGGCACACAAAAT TTAGAGAAGGCAGCCATAAAGATTCAGTCATGGTGGCGTGGCAACATGGTACGCTGGACGTTACTGCATGCAGCACTCAGGGCCTGGGTCATCCAGTGCTGGTGGAGGTCGATGCAGGCCAAGATGCTGGAGCAAAGACGGCGCCTGGCACTAAGACTCTACACCTGTCAGGAGTGGGCAGTGAAGGTGCAGACACAGGTTCGAATGTGGCAAGCCCGCAGACGGTTCCTCCAGGCACACCAAGCGGCCTGCATCATCCAGTCTCACTGGCGCTGGCATGCCAGCCAAACCCGAGGCCTGATCCAGGGCCGCTATGAGGTCAGAGCCAGCCGGCTGGAGCTCGACGTCGAAATCCTCATGACCTAG
- the LOC132498017 gene encoding IQ domain-containing protein F6 isoform X1, translating to MGTQNVSEAHIEGICPADKEQCLKLEKAAIKIQSWWRGNMVRWTLLHAALRAWVIQCWWRSMQAKMLEQRRRLALRLYTCQEWAVKVQTQVRMWQARRRFLQAHQAACIIQSHWRWHASQTRGLIQGRYEVRASRLELDVEILMT from the exons ATGGGCACACAAAATGTGAGTGAGGCCCATATAGAAGGGATTTGCCCAGCGGATAAGGAGCAGTGTCTAAAG TTAGAGAAGGCAGCCATAAAGATTCAGTCATGGTGGCGTGGCAACATGGTACGCTGGACGTTACTGCATGCAGCACTCAGGGCCTGGGTCATCCAGTGCTGGTGGAGGTCGATGCAGGCCAAGATGCTGGAGCAAAGACGGCGCCTGGCACTAAGACTCTACACCTGTCAGGAGTGGGCAGTGAAGGTGCAGACACAGGTTCGAATGTGGCAAGCCCGCAGACGGTTCCTCCAGGCACACCAAGCGGCCTGCATCATCCAGTCTCACTGGCGCTGGCATGCCAGCCAAACCCGAGGCCTGATCCAGGGCCGCTATGAGGTCAGAGCCAGCCGGCTGGAGCTCGACGTCGAAATCCTCATGACCTAG